TCAGGCTGAGCTGAAAGAGCTCGGCGTACGGGCGAATATTGTTATTATGGACTGGGCGGCTATCCAGGAGGCCAGGGCGGCCGGAAAGTACGATCTGATGCTCGGCACCCAGGGGCTGCCGAATTTCGAACCGGCGGTACTCTTCAAAAACTATATGAAAAGCACCGGCAGTGCGAATGTCCAGTATAAGCTGGGCTATCAAAATGGGGAAGCCGAGCAACTGCTTGAACGGCTGGACAATACTCCGGAAATTCCGGACAGAGCCAAAATTTATGACCGGCTGCAGGACATCGCGGCAGAGTCGCCGCCCTGCATTCCGTTGTTCGACGATATGAATCTGGCTGTCCACAGCCGGACAATACAAAATTACCGGCCGCTGTTTTATGGTATAACCTTAGACAAAATAGAGTGGGTACAATGATGAACAGTGTTTTGTTTTATGCGGCAAAGAAGATCCTGATGATTATTCCGGTGTGGCTGGGCATTACGGCGGCCGCCTTTATCCTCGGCGTTATTTCGCCAAGCGACCCCGCCGTAATGCTGCTCAGTATGGACGGCATTTCCGCTCCCGGCGCGCAGGAAATTGCCGCCAAGCGGCAGGAACTGGGCTTAGACCGTCCCTATGTCCTGCAGTATCTGTCGTGGCTGATGCAGGTGCTACACGGCGATTTAGGCCTGTCCTACATAACGCAGCAGCCGGTTTTGGATGAATTGCTGCTGCGGCTGCCAGTGACGATCAGTCTGGCGGCAGCGGCCTTGCTGCTGGTGGTTGTTACAGGGATCCCGCTGGGGATTTTTATGGCTTATAAAAAAGATGCCCGGAGTGATTTCGCGCTCAGGGCGTCGGCTGTGGCCACCACGTCAGTCCCGGCATTCTGGCTGTCCATCGTGCTGATGTGGCTGTTTGCGGAAAAGCTGCAGCTGTTGCCTACCAGCGGCTATGGAACACCGGCTCAGCTGATTATGCCCGCTTTGGCCCTGGCGGCGGGAACAACCGGTACTTTGATGCGCCTGCAGCGCGCCGCCCTGTTGGAGGTGCTGGAGCAAAATTACATCCTTACGGTAAAAGCCAAGGGTTTGCCGCTGTCCTTCATTATCCGCAAGCACGGTCTGGTTAACGCGCTGATTCCGGTCATTACCCTGCTGGGGAATTACTTTGGCGCGATCCTCGGCGGTTCCGCCGTGGTTGAATCCATTTTTGCTTTGCCGGGTTTGGGCAGTTATGTATTGGAAGGGATCAGAGGACGGGATTATCCGGCTGTTCAGGGCTACGTCCTCTTCACCGGACTGGTCTTTACCGCAGTTAATTTGCTGATCGATCTCACTTATCTATTGCTTAATCCCCAAATAAGGCTGGGAGGAAAACAATGACTGTGTTTAAAAAACTTCCTTTCCTGTACCAGCTTGCTGCGGTTGTTTTGGCCTTGTTTGCGGTCTGCGCCATTTTCGCTCCGGTCCTTGCTCCCTATGATCCCAATCGGGTGCTGCCGGATGAAACGCTGCAGCCTTGCTCGGCAGCTCATTGGCTGGGAACGGATGCTTTGGGCCGGGATGTGTTCAGCCGTATCCTGTACGGGGCGAGAATTTCCATCGGTTTTGCCGTGACGGCGGCCCTGTGCACAGCGCTGCTCGGGGTCTCTCTGGGGCTGCTCGGCGGCTATTTTGGCGGAATGGCCGATGCTGGCATTCAGTTGCTGGTCAATATATTCCAGGGGCTGCCGGGGATGTCCATGATGATTGCGATTGCCGGGGTTATGGGGCCAAGTACGTTCAGCCTGCTGCTGGCTGTTACCTTAACCTCATGGGCGGGTTTCTCCCGAATTGTGCGCGGCGAGGTGTTGAGAATACGGGAAGAAAGCTATATCGAAGGTGTCCGCAGCCTGGGCGGCAGTGATTCCTACATTCTGCTTCATTATCTATTGCCGAATCTGTTCAATTCCCTGATCATCCTGTTTACGGTACGAATCGCTGCGGTAGTGCTGTCCGTAGCCTCGCTGAGTTTTTTGGGTCTTGGCATGCAGCCGCCGCAAGCCGACTGGGGCGTTATGATCAATGACGCCAAAAGCTATTTCCGCAGTTATCCTAATCTGCTGTTAGCGCCCGGTTTCTGCATCTTAGCTTTATGCGCCAGCATTCATTTAACCGGCGATGCCCTGCGCGATATTTTCAGTATTCCCAAAAGCATTGACAAACCATATTGACAGGAAGGGCTGGAAGAATTGGATAAACATATCTATTTAGAAAACATTACAGTCGCTTTTCCGGCAAAAGCAGGAACAGTGCAGGCGGTGAACCAGGTTGACGCCGTTTTCAACAGCGGGGAAATCACCGGCATCATCGGCGAAACGGGCAGCGGCAAATCGGTTTTGGGGAGGTCTGTTTTACGTCTGACGGCGGCGAATAGCAGGATAACCGGCAGGATTATTTACAAAAATGCCGACTTATTGCAATTAAGCGAAGCAGAGTTGAATCAGATCCGCGGCAAAACGATTGCTTTTATACCGCAAAATCCGGATACGGCCTTTGATCCGACGATGACAATCGGCCAACAAATTATGGAAGGGCCTGTCTATCATAAAAAAACGCCGCAAGCTGCGGCTAAATTGCTGGCAATCAGGCAATTGCAGCGGTACGCTTTTCCTGAACCGCATAAAATAGTAAACAGCTACCCCTTTCAGTTAAGCGGCGGCATGCGCCAAAGGACCTTATGCGCCATGAGTACCGCGCTTTCGCCGGAATGGCTTATTGCCGATGAGCCGACCAAAGGCTTGGACGCGATGATCCGCCGGCAGGTATGCCAACTATTTTTTGATTTGAAAGAAAACATGCAGGTCAGCATCATTATGATCACTCATGATTTAAGACTGGCCCAAAAGCTATGCGATACCATTATCGTGCTTTATGCCGGGACAATTTTTGAACAGGGGACGGCTGGCGAGCTGTTTCAGACGCCGCTGCATCCCTATACCGGCGGGTTGTTGAATGCCCAGCCGCACAAAAGCCTGTTGCCGCTGCCGGGAATGCCCCCCAGCCTCATTGACCTGCCCCCTGGCTGCAAATTCCAGCCCCGCTGTCCTGAGCAAACAGAGCTGTGCCGTCTACAGGAGCCGGCTTTGCAGGCAGTAAACGGCCGCCGGGTGAGGTGCTGGAAGTATGCTTGACGTAATCAATGTGACCAAGACGTACCGAACAGGTTTGTTGGGGGGGACCCCGGCCATTGCCGTGAACAACGTTTCTTTTTCACTGAAAGCCGGGAAAACCCTGGGGCTGATCGGTATGAGCGGGTCCGGAAAATCAACGCTGGCGCGTCTGGTGTTAAGACTTATTCCCTGTGATAGCGGCAGAA
This is a stretch of genomic DNA from Dendrosporobacter quercicolus. It encodes these proteins:
- a CDS encoding ABC transporter permease codes for the protein MTVFKKLPFLYQLAAVVLALFAVCAIFAPVLAPYDPNRVLPDETLQPCSAAHWLGTDALGRDVFSRILYGARISIGFAVTAALCTALLGVSLGLLGGYFGGMADAGIQLLVNIFQGLPGMSMMIAIAGVMGPSTFSLLLAVTLTSWAGFSRIVRGEVLRIREESYIEGVRSLGGSDSYILLHYLLPNLFNSLIILFTVRIAAVVLSVASLSFLGLGMQPPQADWGVMINDAKSYFRSYPNLLLAPGFCILALCASIHLTGDALRDIFSIPKSIDKPY
- a CDS encoding ABC transporter ATP-binding protein, translating into MDKHIYLENITVAFPAKAGTVQAVNQVDAVFNSGEITGIIGETGSGKSVLGRSVLRLTAANSRITGRIIYKNADLLQLSEAELNQIRGKTIAFIPQNPDTAFDPTMTIGQQIMEGPVYHKKTPQAAAKLLAIRQLQRYAFPEPHKIVNSYPFQLSGGMRQRTLCAMSTALSPEWLIADEPTKGLDAMIRRQVCQLFFDLKENMQVSIIMITHDLRLAQKLCDTIIVLYAGTIFEQGTAGELFQTPLHPYTGGLLNAQPHKSLLPLPGMPPSLIDLPPGCKFQPRCPEQTELCRLQEPALQAVNGRRVRCWKYA
- a CDS encoding ABC transporter permease, with translation MMNSVLFYAAKKILMIIPVWLGITAAAFILGVISPSDPAVMLLSMDGISAPGAQEIAAKRQELGLDRPYVLQYLSWLMQVLHGDLGLSYITQQPVLDELLLRLPVTISLAAAALLLVVVTGIPLGIFMAYKKDARSDFALRASAVATTSVPAFWLSIVLMWLFAEKLQLLPTSGYGTPAQLIMPALALAAGTTGTLMRLQRAALLEVLEQNYILTVKAKGLPLSFIIRKHGLVNALIPVITLLGNYFGAILGGSAVVESIFALPGLGSYVLEGIRGRDYPAVQGYVLFTGLVFTAVNLLIDLTYLLLNPQIRLGGKQ